The following proteins are co-located in the Calliphora vicina chromosome 2, idCalVici1.1, whole genome shotgun sequence genome:
- the IntS14 gene encoding integrator complex subunit 14, whose product MPTIIALDTSLSMQRTIPGRSEENALTYHQLAIKGISQLLEHLSATSKLEFAALLTFSSTCELKVDFTRDYDQIKQTVKKVESGDKLCLMSLMKSVATIFTTNWGTQSQCQVVVFTDCGLGFGSTSLMSFLQKYVGKEHDPEYSWVKVLKPVKWNFICLGVHGDAYFTRAVTVYQQLLDFTGIKGQLYMTKAPKDNDNESILNEQQKTSMPGHKSELGRTAMFEMIEKLCDANFKPYEVILKCGGYFRLECPVLLWPPPQPYQLPVSESEKTSATSPLTLASKLEICGYLALTDIGSPSSLSRHLIIPKVEREKPSRRSSDKSGAATKLSSEKSTKLDVNNVNYEFEKLEQDIRDFYTKDVKDVEGEVTNEENDKTPSVAPTVLNEMQKESMCVLLHGALKVENLAALVLLNDNWYGFIYSYADTKKKSNLMLNILPPGNNVIPWLGDLQMLAFAEDLQPGETAAFPVKADKRSYSQSCVVWINRISLQSDIQKVLRHAKKMPEKTQHFYKELNRIRRAALSIGFIELLEAMATLFDKEAINLASVNANPECTIQLKHASLELRKPSNRDLKISIVPVSVQTVNPVIPSLAPTIYL is encoded by the exons aTGCCAACAATCATAGCTTTAGATACATCTTTATCTATGCAACGTACCATACCCGGTCGCAGTGAAGAGAATGCCTTAACCTACCATCAATTGGCTATAAAAGGCATCTCACAACTGTTGGAGCATTTGTCAGCCACTTCCAAATTGGAATTTGCTGCACTGCTGACGTTCAGCAGTACTTGCGAACTAAAAGTTGATTTTACCCGTGATTATGATCAAATTAAACAGACGGTGAAAAAAGTCGAGTCCGGCGATAAACTGTGTCTGATGTCGTTGATGAAAAGTGTTGCTACAATATTTACCACCAATTGGGGTACACAATCCCAGTGTCAAGTGGTGGTGTTCACCGATTGTGGTTTAGGCTTTGGATCAACATCATTGATGTCGTTTCTACAGAAATATGTGGGCAAAGAGCATGACCCGGAATATTCGTGGGTAAAAGTATTGAAGCCGGTCAAGTGGAATTTTATTTGCTTGGGTGTACATGGAGATGCATATTTTACAAGGGCGGTCACTGTATATCAGCAATTGTTGGATTTTACTGGTATAAAag GCCAACTTTATATGACCAAAGCTCCTAAGGATAATGATAATGAATCTATACTCaatgaacaacaaaaaacttCTATGCCGGGTCATAAAAGTGAATTAGGTCGTACGGCCATGTTtgaaatgattgaaaaattatGTGATGCCAATTTTAAACCCTATGAAGTAATACTAAAATGTGGTGGCTACTTTCGTTTGGAATGTCCCGTTTTACTATGGCCTCCGCCACAGCCTTATCAATTACCAGTCAGTGAAAGCGAAAAAACATCAGCTACAAGCCCTTTAACTTTAGCTAGTAAACTGGAAATTTGTGGTTATTTAGCCTTGACGGACATTGGATCACCCTCTTCTCTAAGTCGTCATCTTATTATACCCAAAGTGGAAAGAGAGAAGCCAAGTCGTCGTTCTTCGGACAAATCGGGTGCCGCTACGAAATTGTCATCAGAAAAATCTACAAAACTAGATGTTAATAATGTTAATTATGAATTTGAGAAATTAGAACAAGATATCCGTGACTTCTATACCAAAGATGTGAAAGATGTTGAGGGCGAAGTAACAAACGAAGAAAATGATAAGACACCTTCAGTGGCACCGacagttttaaatgaaatgcaAAAGGAATCCATGTGTGTGCTACTACATGGAGCTTTGAAAGTGGAAAACTTGGCTGCTTTAGTTTTGCTTAATGATAATTGGTACGGATTCATTTATTCGTATGCCGATAccaaaaagaaatcaaatttaatgttaaatatcTTACCACCCGGCAATAATGTCATTCCTTGGTTGGGTGATTTACAAATGTTGGCCTTCGCTGAGGATCTACAGCCCGGCGAGACTGCCGCCTTTCCTGTCAAGGCCGATAAACGTTCATATTCGCAAAGTTGTGTGGTTTGGATAAACCGCATTAGTTTACAATCGGACATACAAAAAGTTCTAAGGCATGCCAAGAAAATGCCCGAAAAGACCCAACATTTCTATAAGGAATTAAATCGTATACGTAGAGCAGCCTTATCTATAGGTTTTATAGAACTTTTAGAAGCTATGGCAACATTGTTCGACAAAGAGGCCATCAATTTGGCTTCGGTAAATGCTAATCCAGAATGTACCATACAATTAAAGCATGCATCCTTGGAGTTGAGAAAACCTTCCAACAGGGATTTGAAAATATCTATAGTTCCTGTTTCAGTGCAGACGGTAAATCCCGTAATACCTTCTTTGGCGCCTACAATTTATCTATAG
- the Plap gene encoding phospholipase A-2-activating protein: MSYSLDEYKLSCELVGHSMDVRSVATGEFYPEVGQPIISGSRDKTTKIWKPLDESYIEGVTLQDHKNFVSCVYYLTREGWLCTGSNDATVCIYKEDSLVPMLTLKGHESTVCSISDGIHEQTLITGSWDKTARVWSIDIENGGIKFIELKGHEAAVWAVTSLTESKRFVTASADKNIIYWNKKGEKLRMLKGHTDCVRGLIPLCTGGLISCSNDAIIRVWDEDGDCVKQLSGHTNYIYAVAQQHKFYSDCIVSCGEDSTLRMWNITTGQEVGAPLVHPAQSVWSVACLQNGDLVTGSSDGVVRVFTKNPKRMASEPVLKAYQLAVETRKQQMSEELGGVKKTDLPGPEALLTNGTREGQTKMVRHADGSVKCYSWELGKWNLVGDVTGASGGSQASSGKTLYEGKEYDYVFSVDISDTEPPLKLPYNSGEDPWIAAQAFIHRNNLPQAYLDQVANFIVKNSSNAPVQPTATTTGFQDPFTGGNRYVPGSSNSNFQSLGNTDPFTGGSSYTTAAANQATPKVDVNFVKGDKHFPVRVYLTFDNCDASKVLEKLKEFNNKLPATNEKVSDNLLESVIRLADATPDVDQIAIEALLILLRWPSELLFPVIDIVRLAVRSEAVFSVLNSMNFIDPLLQHLTTSAPNQLMIIRCLANIMKHETGRQQVDKRLVALIEHINGIKAGSNNLQIAIATFYLNLTITQTTSVANGEKCRMVTEGLVEFLKWAIDLEACYRSMQAIGNLTTTPFGQESSALVISVDYVMDKLRELTNTPQAGVFAKINSAGTALLAAF; encoded by the exons atgtctTATTCACTAGACGAATACAAATTAAGCTGTGAGCTAGTGGGTCACAGTATGGATGTACGTTCAGTAGCCACTGGAGAATTTTACCCCGAAGTTGGTCAACCAATTATATCGGGTTCCAGAgataaaactacaaaaatatgGAAGCCTTTAGATGAAAGCTACATTGAAGGGGTTACATTGCAGGATCATAAAAACTTTGTATCCTGTGTGTATTACCTCACACGGGAAGGTTGGTTGTGCACGGGCAGCAATGATGCCACAGTGTGTATTTATAAGGAGGACAGTTTGGTACCCATGCTGACCTTAAAAGGCCATGAATCGACTGTGTGCTCTATATCGGACGGAATTCATGAGCAGACTTTGATTACCGGCAGTTGGGATAAAACCGCACGAGTTTGGTCTATAGATATAGAAAATGGAGGTATTAAGTTTATTGAGTTAAAGGGCCATGAAGCAGCTGTGTGGGCCGTTACTTCTTTGACCGAAAGTAAACGGTTTGTCACCGCATCGGCCGACAAGAACATAATCTACTGGAATAAGAAAGGAGAAAAGTTACGCATGCTCAAAGGTCACACAGATTGTGTTAGAGGCTTAATACCTTTATGCACTGGTGGCCTTATATCATGTTCCAATGATGCCATTATCCGTGTGTGGGATGAAGATGGTGATTGTGTAAAGCAATTGAGTGGTCATACCAATTATATTTATGCTGTTGCTcaacaacataaattttacaGCGATTGTATAGTATCCTGTGGCGAAGATAGTACCTTACGCATGTGGAATATAACAACAGGACAAGAAGTAGGAGCCCCTCTAGTGCACCCAGCTCAATCTGTGTGGTCGGTGGCTTGTCTCCAGAATGGGGATTTAGTTACGGGCAGCAGTGATGGTGTGGTTAGAGTGTTTACCAAAAATCCCAAACGTATGGCCAGCGAACCAGTGCTGAAAGCCTATCAGTTGGCCGTGGAAACGAGAAAACAACAAATGTCTGAAGAACTTGGCGGTGTAAAAAAGACTGA TCTTCCGGGACCTGAAGCTTTACTTACCAATGGCACACGAGAGGGTCAAACTAAAATGGTTAGACATGCGGATGGTTCGGTTAAATGTTATAGTTGGGAATTAGGAAAATGGAATTTAGTGGGTGATGTTACGGGAGCTTCGGGAGGATCCCAAGCTTCATCTGGTAAAACCCTATACGAGGGAAAG GAGTATGATTATGTATTCTCTGTGGATATTTCGGATACAGAGCCTCCATTAAAGCTACCCTATAATAGCGGTGAAGATCCTTGGATTGCTGCTCAAGCTTTTATACATCGCAACAATTTACCTCAGGCTTATTTAGACCAGGTGGCAAATTTCATTGTCAAAAATTCCAGCAATGCTCCTGTACAACCTACAGCTACAACTAC agGCTTTCAAGATCCATTTACTGGTGGCAATCGTTATGTGCCCGGCTCAAGCAATAGCAACTTCCAATCGCTGGGCAATACTGATCCATTCACCGGAGGTTCTAGTTATACCACCGCAGCCGCTAATCAAGCAACACCAAAAGTGGATGTGAATTTTGTTaaag GCGATAAACATTTTCCCGTTAGAGTATATTTAACATTCGATAATTGTGATGCTTCTAAAGTTTTGGAAAAACTCAA agaatttaataataaactgcCAGCAACCAACGAAAAAGTATCTGATAATCTATTAGAATCTGTAATAAGATTAGCTGACGCCACACCGGATGTTGATCAAATTGCTATAGAGGCGTTGCTAATACTGTTAAGATGGCCAAGTG aATTACTTTTCCCCGTCATTGACATTGTCCGTCTGGCCGTACGCAGTGAAGCGGTGTTTTCCGTTTTGAATTCTATGAATTTTATAGACCCTCTACTTCAACACTTAACAACTTCGGCACCCAATCAACTGATGATTATACGTTGTCTGGCCAACATTATGAAACATGAGACGGGCAGGCAACAAGTCGACAAACGTTTGGTAGCATTAATCGAGCACATTAATGGCATAAAAGCGGGCAGTAATAATTTACAAATCGCTATAGCAACATTCTATTTAAATCTAACCATAACTCAGACCACATCAGTGGCAAATGGTGAAAAGTGTCGCATGGTCACCGAGGGTTTGGTGGAGTTTCTAAAGTGGGCCATCGATTTGGAGGCCTGCTATCGATCTATGCAGGCTATAGGCAATTTAACTACCACACCTTTTGGCCAGGAGTCCTCTGCTTTAGTCATATCGGTGGACTATGTTATGGACAAATTACGAGAACTAACGAACACACCACAGGCTGGTGTATTTGCTAAAATCAATTCTGCTGGCACAGCATTATTAGCGGCATTCTAA
- the LOC135950040 gene encoding uncharacterized protein LOC135950040, translating into MGAPELPNDPGEEDLRTTHIVHHPPAPSDDSDNESLQDAGAYEGYQPLSMDENHIDYGHMRLDEDDDNDAYHNREGFTRIQENRDLDENEPVEVVHGDPHMPQIETVDAEIVREIWSQPRPQELQIELDGNKTEQILNAMANFQLPNLAVPDWAAGVPEERWKEELLQRIRQRKPSDDSSQMEVDTESK; encoded by the exons atgggAGCTCCTGAATTACCAAATGATCCTGGAGAGGAAGATTTACGCACAACTCATATTGTCCATCATCCCCCAGCACCCAGTGACGATAGTGACAATGAATCACTACAAGATGCAGGTGCCTATGAGGGTTATCAGCCCTTGTCAATGGATGAAAATCATATTGATTATGGCCATATGCGGTTAGATGAAGACGATGATAATGATGCTTATCATAATAGAGAAGGCTTTACTAGGATACAAGAGAACAGAGACTTGGATGAAAATGAGCCAGTAGAAGTGGTTCATGGTGATCCCCATATGCCGCAGATAGAAACTGTAGATGCTGAAATTGTAAGAGAAATTTGGAGTCAACCACGTCCTCAAGAATTACAGATTGAATTGGATGGGAATAAAACTGAACAG ATTTTAAATGCCATGGCCAATTTTCAATTACCGAATTTAGCTGTGCCTGATTGGGCTGCTGGTGTCCCGGAAGAACGCTGGAAGGAGGAACTACTACAACGTATAAGGCAAAGAAAGCCCTCTGATGATAGCTCACAAATGGAAGTGGACACAGAATCAAAATAG